From Ananas comosus cultivar F153 linkage group 2, ASM154086v1, whole genome shotgun sequence:
tcaaatttagatttaaatataaatttttaaaattcgtcagattcaaattcgaattttagttTAGAATCGAATTCTGATacgaatttttaaatatttgcccAGAATCTGATCCCTACCTGGGGTTAGTGGCTCGGTGGGAAAAAGATGGAAGGGGGGAGGGGGTTTGGGACTACTACAtccctttttctatttttaatatttggatCACAGTTTGTCACAgatttcgaggtgggttacagGTTTTGGTTTTTTGACTTTTTAAGTTTCAAGGTAAATGcaagatattatattattcttcGTGTAACTTTTGGACTTTAGTGGTCAATCaattatatatgaaattatCGTCGCTATCTAGTAAAATTTGTTGGTTTCTCATATAAGAACTGATTAAGAAGTCGACAATTCAATCTTTTCAATAATCTTGATAAAATTCAAAGCATAAAACTATGCCCGTTCCAGAAAAGTGGAATGagcattttcattttaaagcaagaatttaaatttaaactattctacttttattataaaaaataaaatatatctttatgagatcattattaattttttttgaagtatcTCTATTCAAATTTGTGCTTCCGCTAAGACTTTACTAcaaaaataagcaattagatATCAACATAAAAACCAACTGCCTCTAGCGTAAGTGATAAAGGGTTTAATGGTTAGTACCCgaagtttcaagttcgaattttagttgatttatattttcaactaaatttatctctaaatgaaataaacgaaacgggtagatGCCTGCTTTGAGTAGTATTAGATAGCATTCATTCGAATCTCAAAATATGGCTCCGCACATTAGGTGGGGACTTAGAACTGCCTCTGATAGCATATTATCCTGCGGGGGATGTGCGATAAAAACATACATGAATAGATGCCTGCTTTGAGTAGGCATGATCTTCTGGATCCAACGGTTGATCGTATAAATGAACCGCTTAGATTAGCTTGCCTCGACACTTCAAAATACTAACCACCTTTATTCCAGGAGCCTCAATGTGCCCAccataatatttataataattcctGGTGAATATATTCCTCTCTTTGCGCCACTCCttttccttcaattttttttttttttcccttcttagTACTAATAATAATTGCATGTATTCTTTGTTTGTGAGTGGTCTTCAGTGGATCCAGGCTCCAGCTGCTTTTTCTGTGTCTCTGATAGATATAGATCTTCTCATGCACCAAAGTCAAAAGAATTGTTTGTTTGAATAGTCGATTCCTAAGGTGGTTATTTGCAGTTTATATAAAAATCATATTGGACTTAACTTTTGTCTTGATTCCATATTGTTAAGATGTATTGCTCTTGGTAGTGTTATTCCTCTGGGTTCATATTGGTTCTTTTTTGTTAAAACTATGTAGAATTAGTTGGCAATATGATCAGTCTTAGAGAATCTGAGGAGCTAAAATAAAAAGGTCCACAAAGAAGACAAGTTTTCATACTGGGCAGAAGGTAAGTCTTTATATACATTCACATTCCAACAAGTTAAAATAACTAAGTATCAAATTGATCATTACACGGATAAAACTGTTAAATAAGAGATCCAGTCTATCTACAGGACAACCAAAAACCTGTACAGAACAACAGCAGGTCGACGCCTCACCCAGAATTCTTCGACAACTTGCTCCTTTTGTATCAAAATCGCTTATAATTTCATCATCTTTAATACACAGTTAGAGTCGTCAATCTCGAACCAAAGTTTGAGCTGAGAAAGCCGGAATGCCATCGCTTAGATAAAGCGAGACGAAGCTTAATCAGCCAACTCAAGCGGCACGTCAAAGTTAACTCGACTGACGGCAATATTGTCATTTTGAGTTGAAATGGCGGCGATTCTTTTCAACAACTTTAACACTTCACTGGTATCATCTACAAAGTACTTTGCCTTGCTCGGCTTTTGGCCGACCGTGCATGCAAAAACTTCCGGGACAATGGGAAAAAGGCTACTTGAGGCAGTACTATTAATGGTTTCAAACATGTCCTCGTCAGATCGATCATCACCGATACACATCAAAAGATCAGGAGGCTTCCCGTCACAGAGCATTGTTCTGATGAGCTTCTCCACAACCAACCCCTTACTAACTCCCTACAAGTCAtcatattcttatatttaagtTCTTATCCACATTTACGAAGGTTCAAAGAGATGTTACAAATACGTACCTGAGGTTTAACTTCGACAATATGTTGACCCCTCTTCACAACCACTGGCTCATTTGCAAGCACACTCTCAAGATGGTCCAGTAGCTCCTTAGCTTGGCATGAACCAAAGTCATGGTCCGCGTACTGGTAATGCCACACAAGTGCACTCTCCTTGGTTTCTATAAAGGAGCCATCAGTTGTTTCAGAATAGAGCTTCATTACAGGTTCGGCAATCTTTTTCCACTCAGAGCCAAGAGCAGATGAACTAGTTTCCCAGTCAGCTTCTTTACTCCACCTTTGGGGAAACAAAGCAAATTTCATCAAACTGTCAAAATTAGAAGCTAAAATGGTAACCAACTGCGTTTCAATTCATTACATACCTGATAAAATAGCCGTGTTCAGCAGCTATACCAAGGCCCTCGCACGAAGCAAACCACTCACCAAGAGAAGTCCATCCTCTCCCACTAACAATAAATACAGTGTTCTTTGGGTCACCGCACAGATTGTTCAGCATAGAAATGATGTCCGTACTCGGAATTTTACTAATAGACGATTCAGGCATTATAGTGCCATCATAGTCGAGAAATATCGCCCTTCTATTAGCCTTCTTATAAGAGGGAACAATGTGATCCAGAGACAACTTCCTAAAACCATGAGAAAGGGAAACAACTCTAAATCCTAAACCAAACCCGATAGCCCAACACCTTTGATTATAGTGGTCCTTGCACGCCCTCTCGAGATCTTGCAAAAAGCTTCTGGCCCAGTAAGCAATATTGTGAGAACTGACATAGCGATAATGCTTTTCATGACGTAACTGCTTCTCAGGTTCTCCTAAATCAGTTGCTTGATAGAAAGCATCAGCCACATCTTCGACACACCAAGGATTCACCCGAAAAGCCCCACTAAGAGAAGGAGAGCAACCGACAAATTCAGACACTATAAGGGTGCTTTTGTGACGGAAGTTAGCATCAATACCTCTGCACTTATCCATCTCCTCAGTTCCCTGTCTACAAACTATGTACTCATATGGAACTAAGTTCATGCCATCCCTAACAGCATTCACAATGCAACATTCGGCTGCCACATAGAAAGCGATTTTCTCGTAGAAAGGTATTGGGTAGTCAATAAGGACCACAGGCTTGTAGTTTGCGGTACCAAAACATTGATTGACCCTTTCGGCTATAGAAATTGCTTCCTCTCTTGCTTCCTTAACATCTTTTCCTGCGCTTCTTGCAGGGTTAACAATTTGTACAAGGACTACTCCTCCTCTAAGCTTAGGGTTCCTTTCTAATAGAAGCTCAAGCGCCAGCAATTTGAGACTGATACCTTTAAAGATATCCATGTCATCTACACCTAAAAGTAACGTTTTACCCTTGTatctctcttcaatttctcGGACCTTATTTACTGTGGCAGGTAGTTGTAGAACTGATTCGAGACGGCCTATATGAACACCGACAGGGAGAATCTTAATGCTCACTGTTCGACCAAAGTACTCGAGCCCAATATAACCGCGTTTTGACTCATAATTTATCCCTAACATTCTACTACAACAAGAGAGAAAGTGACGGGCATAATCAAATGTTTGGAAACCTATTACGTCGGAATTAAGCAAAGATTTCAGGATTTCATCCCTAACCGGCAGCGTCCTGTATATCTCTGCAGAGGGAAACGGGCTGTGAAGGAAGAAACCAAGCTTGACCTGGTTCAGTCGTTTCCTTAGAAAAGTTGGGAGAAGCATAAGATGGTAGTCATGAACCCAAACATAGTCATCATCGGAATTTATCGCCTCCATTACTTTATCAGCGAAGGTTTTATTGGCTGAAACATAGGCTTGGAACAGAGAACGAtcgaagagttcacctttgtcGAGGCAAATCGGTATCATGTAATGGAAAAGAGGCCACAGTTGCTGCTTGCAGAAGCCATGGTAGAATTTATTTTGAAGTTCAGGAGAAAGGAAGGTGGGTATGCACCTTAGCTCCTTTAGAAGTTTTTGGGCAACATTCTCTTGTTCATCAGGATCTATATCAACCTTAAGACTACCTACGTAAATTACTTCAAAATCAGCAGAAAAGCCATCTTTCAGTTGCAGCAAGAGTGAGTCTTCATCCCATGTGAAGCACCATTCTCCTGTACTTTGATCCTTTACAGAGTTCAACGGAAGGAAGTTAGCAACTATTACTTTGCGGTTTCGAGACACTGATCTCGAACTACTTAAATCCTCATCATTCTTAGTATCCTCATCAACATCAGTTATAATTCCAGGAGCTGTTATTACACGCGGAAGCGATTTCACAGCTTGACGGAAGTCGAACACATCATCAGAACACCCATCAAGAAGATTTGCAGAGGACTTCGAGGCCATCACTGTAGCAGTTCCTAAATTTGTGAGCAACACATAAAACTGAAATATCTTTTGGATGTATGAACTATGAACTCAGAAATTGATACCTGAATCTTTCTAAATATTTATACAAGTCTCAACAAAAAACTTGATCCAACTTCCTGTAATTGAAGACCTGCGGACACAAAAGACAATAACGAcaaataaacaagggtgcaaagTATTATTCCCACGTGTCAAAAGTGACTTTCACGACAAAACAAAAGGCAGTTGCGTTCATAAAGGCAGGCGCAACCAACGCTGCCAAAAATGAAAGTGGTCATTCCGCTCTTATACTTCAGATGGCTAGCGTAGAAAAAGTAAATTTGACAAACATATATCATTTATGACAAAGTATGGTTGCCAAAAGAACTGGACTTCCTTTAACGCGGACAAGCCAATAATAATTTTACGCACGTGAAACAAGCCAACATACGTACAGACAGCATGCACATGCACGTATCCACGCACAACATGGGGGGCTTCACGCCAGGAAGAGAGATGGAGGCGTTTGCATGGACTTAGACTTGATGCCAAATCTGACTTGTTGAAATGCAAAACCAACGTCTGCTAACCAAACATGTAATCCTAGAAACACATAAATCTATATACACACTACTGACATTATAAGGGAATACATCCAAATTACTTATGTTCGTCTAATGAGACCAGTGTTGTTCAGTCTCTAGTACATTAAGGAAACGTTTTACTCACTCGTGCATGATCGCAGCCATCTAACACTAATGAAACACATCAACATCTATTTCCGATGATATCCCTCGCTCCGTTAAACCTATTTTCAGTTAGGTTGATAGATCATCATATCCCTTTCTCCTTTCCTACCAGAACAGCGACAAATCTCGGCTAACAATTAATAGGAACAAATGACTAAAACCTTCCTCAGATGATACTACAAGCACAAAAAAGATCCATCCAACTTATATGTCAAAAGAGCAGAATGAAACTCAACCAGGAACAACATAAATCTTTGCTGAAATAACTGCAAAAATCTAAACAACTTCATGAAATTTTTAAACAAACCCAATCTTCAATCTAACACAAAAGACTACCACAAAGAAATTGCTAGAATCTGAATCAAGGGATATGAACTACTAACCACCTTTATCTGATAAAAATAACTCGCATTGGAGTTATCACCCAGAAATAGAATTACATGGATTCTTAAATTCCAATAATTGCATGCGTATATTGATACACATTTTCTACAAATAGAAAACCTGGAAAAACCACATTTGCTACAAAAGGAATCCAACGATCTTGAACTTATCCAAAACGCTACTGCAAAATCGACCAGGAAAACGAAATAAAcgagaacaaaaaaaatggcACAAAAACATCAGAAAGGACTAAATTTGGTACGAGATAGATACCGAATTTgatgaaaagaaaattgatcACCTTCAAAAAGCTTTTTTTATGTATCCAAACACCCAAAGAACGCAAATTTAACAATACCCAGAACGAAAAAAAGGCAGAAACATCTAAATTAACAAATGTAGGTAAAAAAAGATGGCATAAG
This genomic window contains:
- the LOC109706955 gene encoding probable alpha,alpha-trehalose-phosphate synthase [UDP-forming] 9, whose product is MASKSSANLLDGCSDDVFDFRQAVKSLPRVITAPGIITDVDEDTKNDEDLSSSRSVSRNRKVIVANFLPLNSVKDQSTGEWCFTWDEDSLLLQLKDGFSADFEVIYVGSLKVDIDPDEQENVAQKLLKELRCIPTFLSPELQNKFYHGFCKQQLWPLFHYMIPICLDKGELFDRSLFQAYVSANKTFADKVMEAINSDDDYVWVHDYHLMLLPTFLRKRLNQVKLGFFLHSPFPSAEIYRTLPVRDEILKSLLNSDVIGFQTFDYARHFLSCCSRMLGINYESKRGYIGLEYFGRTVSIKILPVGVHIGRLESVLQLPATVNKVREIEERYKGKTLLLGVDDMDIFKGISLKLLALELLLERNPKLRGGVVLVQIVNPARSAGKDVKEAREEAISIAERVNQCFGTANYKPVVLIDYPIPFYEKIAFYVAAECCIVNAVRDGMNLVPYEYIVCRQGTEEMDKCRGIDANFRHKSTLIVSEFVGCSPSLSGAFRVNPWCVEDVADAFYQATDLGEPEKQLRHEKHYRYVSSHNIAYWARSFLQDLERACKDHYNQRCWAIGFGLGFRVVSLSHGFRKLSLDHIVPSYKKANRRAIFLDYDGTIMPESSISKIPSTDIISMLNNLCGDPKNTVFIVSGRGWTSLGEWFASCEGLGIAAEHGYFIRWSKEADWETSSSALGSEWKKIAEPVMKLYSETTDGSFIETKESALVWHYQYADHDFGSCQAKELLDHLESVLANEPVVVKRGQHIVEVKPQGVSKGLVVEKLIRTMLCDGKPPDLLMCIGDDRSDEDMFETINSTASSSLFPIVPEVFACTVGQKPSKAKYFVDDTSEVLKLLKRIAAISTQNDNIAVSRVNFDVPLELAD